The following coding sequences lie in one Trichoderma breve strain T069 chromosome 1, whole genome shotgun sequence genomic window:
- a CDS encoding peptidase family m20/M25/M40 domain-containing protein: MGRLALRKASHFVQKRLFTVSHLSASASGFRINADRLAETLHHTCQWGAAHRYGDGPTETGMARLALSDDDAQVRRWFAEETQKLGCNLVVDQMGNMFANKRGSAPEPTPMIAMGSHLDTQPRGGRYDGILGVVAAVEVMRTLAENGHKTHHNVGIVNWTNEEGARFPKSMMASGVWAGKIPLEDAYSLPDIMDPSATVKSELQRLGYIGDVACSSTGYPLKAHFELHIEQGPILEQTGKRIGVVQGGQGYRWFTITVTGRDAHTGTTPLNNRSDPLLAAAKMIASSNYVAKDFNALASTGVIKIPSNSSTNTITSQVTFTLDIRHPEDAVLNVVENRIFESFEAIAKKDGRGVQLNWTLDTDSPATWFDPDCIKMVAKAATDLLGEQGWQYITSGAGHDSINTSGQCPTTMIFVPCKDGVSHHPEEYCSPEDCAIGTQTLLESVLNYDKLKQNNH, from the exons ATGGGCAGATTAGCTCTACGCAAGGCTTCGCATTTTGTCCAGAAGCGACTCTTCACTGTGTCTCACCTCTCCGCATCAGCTTCAGGCTTCCGCATCAACGCCGATAGACTGGCAGAGACACTTCACCACACCTGCCAATGGGGTGCCGCTCATCGATATGGAGA CGGCCCGACAGAGACGGGCATGGCGCGCCTTGCCCTCTCCGATGATGACGCCCAAGTAAGGCGCTGGTTCGCCGAAGAGACGCAGAAGCTGGGGTGCAACCTCGTAGTAGATCAGATGGGCAACATGTTTGCCAACAAACGCGGGTCAGCGCCAGAGCCCACTCCCATGATTGCCATGGGGAGCCATCTTGATACTCAGCCGCGAGGTGGCAGATACGACGGTATTCTGGGAGTCGTGGCTGCTGTCGAGGTGATGCGCACGCTTGCGGAGAATGGACACAAGACTCACCACAACGTTGGAATCGTCAACTGGACAAA CGAAGAAGGCGCTAGATTCCCCAAGTCCATGATGGCATCCGGAGTATGGGCTGGCAAAATCCCACTCGAAGACGCCTATTCACTTCCCGACATCATGGACCCCTCAGCCACAGTCAAGTCAGAACTCCAAAGGCTGGGCTACATTGGCGACGTTGCCTGCTCTTCAACCGGGTACCCCCTAAAAGCTCACTTTGAGCTACACATCGAGCAAGGTCCAATCCTCGAACAAACGGGAAAGAGGATTGGCGTCGTCCAAGGAGGTCAGGGATACCGTTGGTTCACTATTACCGTCACTGGCCGAGACGCCCATACAGGAACAACTCCTCTTAACAATCGCAGCGACCCCCTCTTGGCAGCCGCTAAGATGATTGCTTCTTCCAACTATGTCGCAAAGGATTTTAATGCCCTGGCATCTACCGGCGTCATCAAAATCCCATCAAACTCGTCTACTAATACAATCACTTCCCAGGTAACATTTACGCTTGACATCCGCCATCCCGAAGACGCAGTCCTCAACGTAGTAGAAAATCGCATATTCGAGTCCTtcgaagccatcgccaaaAAAGATGGCCGTGGCGTTCAGCTCAACTGGACCCTTGATACTGATTCTCCAGCCACATGGTTCGACCCTGACTGCATCAAGATGGTCGCAAAGGCCGCGACCGATCTTCTCGGAGAACAAGGCTGGCAATACATCACCAGCGGAGCAGGTCATGACAGCATCAATACGAGCGGCCAATGCCCTACCACCATGATCTTTGTTCCCTGTAAAGACGGTGTTAGCCACCATCCCGAAGAATACTGCAGCCCAGAGGACTG TGCTATTGGAACCCAGACGCTTCTCGAATCGGTGCTTAATTacgacaagctcaagcaaaACAATCACTAA